CGCGCAGGGCGCTGCTTGAGGCCGGGTTGGTTGGCCTATCGCGCGGGGCGCTACTTGAGGCCGGGTTGATTGGCCTACCGCGCAAAGCGCTGCTTTAAGCCGGGTTATCCTAGAGACCTACCGCGTTACCCGAACTGTGTGTCAGCCATCTACTTTTGAGCCGATCAGGACAGGGCGATATCTCATCGCCGCCGGGCTCAGCCGTTCAGGTCGTCGAAATTCCGACCGTTCTTGATCAGCTCCGCGAAGACCGGCTCCGGCGTCCAGAAGGCGCGGTCGGGGTGGTCGAACGCCTCCATCGCGCGGCGCAGGGAGAGCAGGCCGATCACGCCGGCCAGATGCATCGGACCGCCGCGCCAGCGCGGCAGATCCAGCGCCATGATCGCCGCCAGGTCGATATCCGAGGGCCGCGCCGCCATGCCCGAAGCCAGCATGCGCGCGCCCTCATTGGCCATGGCGCCGAGCATGAGCTTGCGGATCGCATCCGGCGTCATCGGCTCGGCAGACGGGCGCTCGGCCTCCAGCAGCGGACGTAGCGCGGGATCCGGCCGGGGATGGCCCGGCTCGGTCTGCCAGTCATACACGCCCCTGCCCTGCGCGCGGCCCCCCGCCCCTGGGCGAGCAGCAGCGCCGACCAGTTGCGCGCGCCCTCGGCACGGCTGCGCTGCGCCAGCTTGTCGAGACCGATCCGGTCGCGGAACTGGAACGGCGGGCGCTGCCAGCCCCAGTCGCGCAGCGCACGGTCGATCGCATAGGGATCCTGCCCGGCATCCACCAGAGCATCGGCGGCGCGCTGGCAGGCCCCCATCAGCCGCGACGCGAGGCTGTCGCCTTCCGAAGTCACCTTCACCGGCACCTTGCCGAGTG
The window above is part of the Salipiger abyssi genome. Proteins encoded here:
- a CDS encoding 3-hydroxyacyl-CoA dehydrogenase family protein, giving the protein MTPDAIRKLMLGAMANEGARMLASGMAARPSDIDLAAIMALDLPRWRGGPMHLAGVIGLLSLRRAMEAFDHPDRAFWTPEPVFAELIKNGRNFDDLNG